The sequence TGGGGGTGACCCCCGCCCACACATGCAGTTCTCTGACCCACAGCTCTCTGTGTCTGTCAGACCCACCCCCGACTCTGTCTGTCTTTTTAACGTGATGCCGTCGCCTCTGTGGTTCACGGGGGCTGGGTTAGAAGTGGGGTGGGTGCGTGGGTTGGGAATGGGGAGATACTGTGGGCCAGGTGCTAATCTTCACCCTCGTCTTCCTCTCCACAGAAATACTGCCTGGTGGCCAGCAGGTGAGCGCTCCCActcctctgctgctctccttcagctcctccccctaccccgccccccagTCCGCCCCACAGGGCTGGAGACATTGGACCGGAAGGGCCCTACTGGGTCACCAAGTCCAGTCGCTGCTCTCGCAGCCTCTCTGAAACCCCCTTGTCAGCTCAGCCAGAAACAGATCAAGCTCCATCCTCAAACCAGCTCAgttcctgagctgctgctgggaggcCGATCCAGACCCTCCCTCCTCCGATGGCCAGAAACCTTCTTCTCCTGTCCAGCTTCCCTTGCTTCCTGCCCAGTGTGTCCCCATATCCTCTGGCACCAGCATCGCTTAGAGCTCTGCTCCCTCCCGCAACGCGTCAGTAGGGAGCGATCAGACCCCCTCAGCCAGCATTTCGCCAGGCTGACCCAGCCAAGCGCATCCGGTCTCCTCTCCTCCCGTCGGCCCTGCAGGCCCCCATTGCCCGTCGCTGCACCTGGTCCACTCTGGCTTCATCGTGCTTGAACAGGATGCCTGGAACTGGAAACCGCATTCTAGACACACTTGCCCACAGCCGTCTCCTTGGgagcctctgccccaggccttgcTCACTCACCGGCTTCCTCTCACACGCCTGTGCTCTGGCTCACTCTtctcacacacccctctccccttgcacaCGCACTCCTGGCCATACTCAGGCCTTCTTGCACACTCACCCTTTTCCCCGCCTTCCCTTTGCACACTAGCTCATCCCTTGCCTCATACTGCAGTGTCAGTATTTCTGGCACACTCCTTCCCGCCCCACGTTCCCCCTCCGTACAGTGCCTCACATTAGGGTAACACTTCCACAATCCAACCAacatcagggccccattatgccgGGCAGTGCACAGACCTCACTTGAGATGGAGGCCCCCACTGTGCCAGGAGCTGTATGACCCCCCAACCAACATCAGGGGGCGCCGTTGTGCCAGGTGCTACACAAACcccccaaccaagatcaaggcCCCCTTTGTGTCAGGTCCTGCAcagacttccccctccccccgccaaccAAAATCGGGGGCCCTGCTTATGGCAGGTGCTGCTCAGACACTCAGTGAGCTCACATGCTAGGCAAAGAAGGGATTATTagccccatttacagatgggaaaactgaggcccagagccaTTCAGTGACTTGCATGAGTGGGTTTGTGGCAGCactaggaattgaacccaagtgtCCTGAGATCCAGGCCAGTGTCTTAACCATGAGGCCAGCCTGCCTCTCCTATTGCACAAATCCAGAGTGCCTCTCTTACTGTGTGCTCCAACCAGGTctgctcccacccctccccttgcACACGAGCCTCACACACCCAGGTCTCGGGAAGACAACATTCCCTGCCAGATGAATGGATCCAAGAACTGAGTCACACAGTCTTGACCtccccattgcttcttatcctccCACTCTGACCTCCATACACCGACCGCTCATCCCTCCTGGTTCCCGTCCCTGAGCACATGTCCCCCTGACTGGCTCTTCCTTCCCCGCAGGCTGCAGAAGATTCTGGGAGAGTCCCCGCCGGTTGCCCGGATGGACATCCAGCTGCCAATCATCACAGATGATTTCAAGTTCCAGGTGTGGAGGAAGATGTTCCGCTCACTGATGCCAGGTAGGGCATCTGCACGAGATGGATCAGTAGGGGGTGCTCTGTCATTGCTGGCCCCACTGCCTCAGTGCAgctctagggggcgctgtgctgcagagagcaggTTGGTGGCTCAGTAGGGagcgctctcccctggctgtcagggctggccccagggccccaGCACGGTGCATGGGGGAGCTGTGCTGCATTTCAAATGAGACTTCGTACCAATGCTCTGGCCATTCATGGTTTTTAAATGTCCCTGGCATTTTTCCAAGAGTCAGCGAGTTAACCACAATGTCCTGGCAAAATCCCAGCTATGGTTACTCTATTCTGTTCTCTAAATTCTACCTTCACTTTCAGTGCAGGATTGCAGTATGGCTGCTAAACAaacccctgtgccccaccccagaggtagctgcatctcAGCATCGggtgagggatccctgtataTATCCAAGGACATATTTGATTCTCATTTACCCTGCACAGCAATCACCAGTTGTGCCAGGTGCTAAACAGACCCTGAGTGACATGATCAGCTCAACAgacctgtggcagagccgggaatagaacccaggagtccagggccCAGTGCAGTGCTCTATTCACTAGGCCCCAGTGTGCCGggcaccctctgactccacctgAGATTCTGGCCTCCCTTGAGGGGGATGCTTGGGGTGCTGTGTGGGAAAGAAGAATTAGGAAAAATGGGGATGGTGGGAGGTGACAAGGGGTGGAATTTTGGGCCAACTTTCCAGGATCCCACGTGGTGCcccattcctttctccctctcccctcccaacaGCTCTGGAGAACCTGACCTTTGACCCAGACACGGCCCACCCCAACCTGGTGGTGTCGGAGGACGGCAAGCGGGTGGAGTGCGTGGAACACAAGCAGCCAGTGAGCTCTGATGACCCAGGCCGCTTCGACAAGTCCAACTGTGTGGTGAGCCGCCAGAGCTTCTCTGGTGGCGAGCACTACTGGGAGGTGACAGTGGGTGACAAGCCGCGCTGGGCGCTGGGCATCATCTCGGCTGACACGGGGCGAAAGGGTcggctccaggccctgccctccagcgGCTTCTGGCTGGTGGGCTGCAAGGAAGGCAAGAACTACGAGGCCCACGTGGAGCACAAGGAGCCGCGGCTGCTGCGGGTGGAGACCAAGCCCAGCCGGATTGGGCTGTATCTCAGCTTCGAGGACGGGATGCTGGGGTTCTACGACGCCAGCGACGAGGACAACCTGGCGCAGCTCTTCGCCTTCCACACGCGCTTCACCACCACCGTCTACCCCTTCTTCGACGTCTGCTGGCACGACAAGGGCAAGAACAGCCAGCCGCTGGTCATCTACGCGCCGGAGCCGGAGGCCTCCTAACAGCGCCCCGCAGAGCCGGAGGTGTTGTAGTCACGCCTAGCCTCTCCCCACGGAGCCGGGAGTGCCGTAACCATGTTGCCAAAGGTGCTGTAGCCACGCCCAGCTATGCTCCATGCTTCCAGATGTGCCACAGCCATACCCAACCTTGACCCAAGATGCCAGAGCAGGAGGTGCCCCAACCacacccaaccccaccccacatcACCAGAAGAGCCATGACCATGCCCAGCCGGCCCTACTTCACCAGCTGTGCCATAACCTCACCCCACAGCATCACGGCCACACCCAACCATGCCCATGTCGCCAGGTGAGCCACAGGCACTCCCAACCATGTCACCTGGTCGGCGGTGCTGAAACCACGGCCGGCCACACCCCAGAGAAGCCATGCCCTGCCACGCCTCGCTATGCCTGACATCACCAGAGCAGGAGGTGCCTCAACCATGGCCAACGTCACTATAACTATGTTGTCAGACGCTCTGTAACCACAGCTAACCACGTGCTACATCTCCAGAAGCTCTGTAACAATGTCTTGTCATGCTACCATCAACAGAAGTCCCATTATCATGGCCCCCCATCACCAGAGGTTCATGCTTCCATTACCAAAAGCATCTCAATCATGCCCAAGCATGTGTCCATTACCACAGACTCCCTGGCCATGCCCACGTAGCTGGAAGTGCCGCAGCCATACCCCATGCCATCACTGCTCCTCCAGACATTCGGAGCCCATGTGGCCCAGCTCCAAGCTCCCTGGGACGGGCAGTGACCCGACATGGTTCCAAGCCTCCGGGATCTGTACAGGCAGTGCTGGGATCTGAGCATGTTCGCATCCACCCAGATACGGTCTCCAATAAAACATGGTTGTGTCCCCTCTGCCTcctgtgtgcacgtgtgtgtctGGGCTTCTATCTGCCATATGGCCCCCAAACAATCTGTGAGGGATCAGCTACATCTTTATAAGGGCCCGGACACCTTATTTACTGGGCACTGTACCAGCATTAGTGAATTTATTCTTCTGGCACACACCCATGTGAGTGCATTACAGGAATCTCATTATTATTGGTTGTTATGGTAGCAGTTGGAGGTTGCAACTAAGATCAGCCTAAGATCAGTTGTGCCTGGCGCTGTACAGACCccgaccaagatcagggccccgttgttcctggtgctgcacagaccccaaccGAAATTAGGGCCCCCAGTGGGTCAGATGTTGCACAGAGTCACAGTGAGAgtcggtccctgccctgaagagcttatagaCTGAACAACAAAGGGTCGGAGGGAAAATTATTATTAGGGATCATCACCCACAGccaagcagggaggggtgggatactggcctagatgggcCATGGGTCTGGGCCAGGATAGCAGGGAGATGTGTAAGTGTGAATGGGGCATGGGGGTCAATTTTTTGAATTTGCCGAAGTGCCAGTTAGATTTCATCTGAAAATCTAACAAACTAGATTTTCCTACTGGATAAACAGTATTGCCAGTTTAGGGCTGGAATTTAGTTTGGCTCACCCTTTTTTTACTGCATCCTGGGAGTACTGGCTTTCTGATTTTAAAGTTGGGTCCTTCTCAGATCTACTTCGACCTCGGTCAGAATGTCTCAAATGAGGACACTGGGTTATTCTTAACCAGCCAACCAGTTTATTAATTCACCATGAATGACCCAGATCTATAATCAACAGTTATCAGTTCTCCAGTATTTCTAACACACTTTCTGCACCTAAAGTAATTCTCCAAGGAGTAAAGTTATGTCTCACAGGCTGCACCTTGAGGAGTCTGGCATTTGCTGTTTCTCATGTTGGCTTTGAAAGGGACTTGTTTAAAGCATCAAAAGCAGATGCTTAAACATTTTCTGTGAGAGTCTTAGTTCAATTGACTTGGGTGTACCAAGGAGGAGAAGCCAAAATACAGTTCCTCAAGGCCTCACTAGAGAGAGTGCAGCCGCAAAAAGGGAACTAGCAGTTaccacttcagtgtagacactcactacacaGATGGGAGGGGttaatccacacacacacattcccaagAGGTAGTCGCTACCTAGTGCTTTCTACACTGGCGGTTAGGCCAATTTAACGACATCACTCGGGGATATGGATGTTTCaaccccctgagtgatgtagcagggtcgacctaactttttagtgtagacctcgCCTGGGccataaaaagaaagaacaatCTCTGAAATGAAATCTCATGGTTTCCCCAAACTGCTGGTCACCCTGGATAGGAGGAGTGTGTCCACGTTACGGCAGCTTCTTTGTTGGAGTCAGCAACTTCTGATGGTTTTTAGATCCTGTTTCGGGGTTCAATGGAGGTATTTTCTGCTTGGCTGTTGGCTCTCAGATTTTGGATCGCTCATTCCTTCAATATCCAGTAGATGGCACCAGTGTATAACAAATTTCTTTGCTCCTTTTCTTAGCTGAGGCTTTGTACGTTTCATCAAGGattaggagtccttgtggcaccttagagacgaacacattcatttgggcataagctttcatgggctaaaacccacttcatcagatgcatggagtgaaaaatacaataggcaggtataaatatacagcacatgaaaagatgggagttgccttaccaagtgtgtgtggggtgggggtcagtgctaatgaggccaattcaatcagggtagATGTGGCCTATTcctaacagttgacaagaagatgcgattatgcccagataaatttgttagtctcgttAGCActccaaaaagtaattttccctctgttggtattcaccccttcttgtcaactgttgggaataggccACATCTACCCTTACATAAGTGACTAAGACTAGCTTCAAGATTTTATTGGCACACCCCATTTCCTGTTGCTGGAGGAATGGGATGTTCCACTTTCTTCTGATCTGTAAATGGGGattcgggggagggggtgtatCGGTCAGTGTGTATCTGTGTTGGTAtttgggtgtgtctgtgcagaatTGTGCATGCaagtctgtgtgcatgtgtgagtgtCTGTGGCAAGTGTGAGTACAGTGTGTGTATCTGTCAGTGTGTGTGCGTCAGGATgcatgtgtgtctctgtgtggtATGTCTGTGGTGTAACTGTGTACGTGTCCCTGTGTGTTGTGTTTGTATGTAACTGAGTGTGGtgtggtgtgtctgtgtgttatTCTGTGTGTGCAACTTTCTCtggagggaggtgtgtgtgtgcattgttCTTGCCACTCTTCCTGCCAAATTTCCGCCCCTCACCCCAACTCCGCTTTCCTTCCCAGCCAGGGCACAGATGCCCTTTGCCCTCCCAATCTCCGTGCCCAGGAGTGTTTGAATAACACAAGACAACAGGAGTGAATCTGAGGCTGAGCCCCCTGGTGCCCCCCAGAGGAGCAAAACCCCTGACCGCACAAAAGGGTCACAAAAATCGGGAGCCAGATCAAAACTGTTAATCTTCCAACTGAGCACAGCCCAGTGTCACAGAAAAGAAGAGGGTGGGCTGGATGAAGGGTGGAAGTGGTGAAATTTGTTTCACTTTCCTTTTTGGGACACTGCTGTCTCGGGGGAAAGAGCCAGCATGGGAAAGACCCTGAGAGACCACCTGTTCGACACCATTAGAGAACTGGGCAAGTCGGACTTGAAGACATTTAAAGACAAGCTGAACAATTTCCAGCCCAAGGAAGGTTATAACCCCATCAGATGGGGAGAGCTTGAAAAAGCAGACACTGTAGAAATCACTCGCCTGCTCGTCAGCTACTACGAGGAGGATTACGCGGTGGAAGTGGCCGGGAAGGTGCTGGAGGACATGGACAAGAAGAACCTGACACACAACCTGTTCCAGGCCACAGGGCAGGGTGAGTGAGGGGCTTTTAAGGGGGGATCGCCCCCTCCCTAAGGGGGATCTTGTCTTGATGGGTCTCCAAGTACAGGAGCTGCCTGCTTAACGGCCTGCCAAGCAGAAAAATGAGCAATGCTGCTGGCTTCCTTAGCACAACCCCCCCCAGGGGCAGAATTGTGCAGCCCCTTCTCAGGCCAGGCTGCCACCGGGTATCACAGATCCAAAGGGCTTGAGACCAGAGGGGAAAGTGAGCTGGTACGGTGTACCGGTAAAAAATGGTCACCGGTACAGGCCCGTACACAGCGGATGTTAAAGCCCAAGGCCGCCAAGGGAGGGGGCAGcgatgtgggaggggggagggggcaaacgGGGCAGCTTCCCTGGGGCCCAGCAATTTAatagggcccagggctcccggccacCACCGCTGCTATCATGTCAGCAGCCagggccccgggccctttaaatccccgggcAGCACTGGCCAGGCAGCACTGAAGAGCTggttgggggaggctgacccccagtcccgccccttctgcccgagacCCTGCCCTTCCGGAGCCAGGCCCTCGTACCAGAAACACCtttcagttactttcacccctggtttaGACACCTAACTTCCTGTTCTAGGTCCACAAAGGGAGTTAGGGTCTTCCACTGTATCACGGAGGCAACTCGATCCAGACAGGGCCAGGCCAGTAGTTGACGGTTCGCTTGTACCAGCCCAGCCCCCAtctcttccttctcctttcccAAACGGGAAATGAACCCCCCAACACCCAGTGGGGATCACGGCTCCACAGTGGGGAATTGTGTAGGGGGGGGTGAGAGACACAGAGGGGAAGATCTGTTCATATGGAGGTAGGAAAAGATAGGGGTGCtggaaaggaagagaaggagggatgggggatAAATACATGGATGTGGAATTGCTCACACCTGGAGGGAGGAGTCCTGCGTCCAAGAAATGGTTATTTTTCTTGCTTCATCAGTCCAACAAGGAACCAAACATTCTCCTTTCTATGGGGgaggttttttttctgttccccTTCCCCGCCACTGATTCCTCATGGCAACATTCCCCGACTCAGCTATGGGTCACCCCAAACCTTCTCCTGCCGGCTCCCAAATCCCCGTCCCTGTGGGGGAACGGCTCGCTCGGGGTGCACCCCTGAGAGACgaacctctctcctccttctctgcTGCAGCTACTGGCGGTGCCCAGCAGACCCCAGCTCCGACCAGCACCATCCGGACCAGAGTCACAGGTGGGCTGACATTTGTCCAGCTGTGTCGGGGATGGGACAGTAACACGGGGGTTTTGGTCATGTTcaagaccccacccccaaccccagtgcATTATGTCATTTATGGAGCACCCTAAAATCCCTCTGGGTTCACTGCACGGAGAGGCTGGCTGTCCACGAGCTCCCAGCTGCCGTAGAAAGCTGAGATTGTGCTATGGGGAACTGGCCAAAGACTGAGGGGTTTCTCCTGTGGAAGGGAAGGATCCCGGCAGCGAGGGAGgcgggcagtgtggggagggcaggCTGGGATGGGAGGATGGGGGAGTGATCTGGGCAGCGGGGGAGGCGGGTGGCATGGGGCGtgcaggctgggggtgtgggggggaatccaACAGATAGCCGGGTGACGTGGAGAGCGTCAGGCGGGATCCCAGCAGGGATGAAGGAGGGGCAGAGGCTGCTCCGATTCCTTTCTGAGTGAGCTCCCTGTTGTCTCCAAGCAGGTATAGCTGCCCCCATGCCCAGGGAGCACAGGCCAGACTCGTCCAGGGCTGGAGactcaggtagggtgaccagacgtccggGTTTTCCTGCACATTGCCTTTGAGGCTCCTTCCTCTGTCCGGGCAGATTTTTCAGATAACAGGAAATGTCCAGGTGTTTTGCAGAGCAGATGCTGGAGCTCAGCAAGAGCCCCAGTTGGTCCACTTCCTGACTGGTCCCACCCCTGCATCTGCAGCTGATCGGTGCAACCACCGATTCTGGGGCCCACCCaggccccggctcccagccccgggGAGCGGGTTCCCGCAGGGAGGTGCTATCTGGTGGCTTTCGCTGCACGCTGGACTTGCGCCAGCCGTCCTGCCCCCATGACAGGGAGCAACACTGCCCACCCCTCCAGTGAATACCCTCACTGCAGGTGCCCCCTCCAGTACCCCCAACCTGTCCCCCCTCCACCTTCCTCCctcagttcccctttttgaaaacTTGACACACAGTAACCCTTGACTCAGGTCAGGCCTGAGGCCCGACACAGGCCCCCCGACCACACTCAGCGCTTTGGCCCTCCAGCTTCTGATGTCAGGGGAGGTGCTGCCACCCAGCCCAGCCTTCCACAGCCGGCGGGTGGCGGCTGTTTTGAAGCTGCTTATTCAGCTCACTCATCGTAGGCTCCCCGGTCTTGTCGCGCCACAGCTGGGTTAACTCTGGCCTCTGCCGTGCAGACGGCCGAATGGTTCCTACTAACCCCGTTCGCTAGCGCTCCAGTTCCCAGCATGGTTACGCTACTGTCCACATAGCGACTGGAACTGGGTTGGAGCAGGTTCCAGCTTGCATTGCGTTTCTCTTtacaactgagatcagaatccagccctgacgCCACTGGCCTCGGCGGGGTCACCGCGGATTTACACTGGGGTCACCGAGATCACAATCGATTTTCTGGGAGTGTCTCATAATAACAACTTACATTTTATCTTATAATAATAACAGTTGTGCATGTAATAGATTGTGTGTATATCTACATAAATACCCAACGAACGTGTCACCCCAGCACAGCTAGACAGAGAGAGGGGTGCGTATGGGGATAGACAGGTGGATGGATAGTTGTATAGGAGGATAGAGGGAGGGATGTGTATggagatggatgggtgggtggatgggggctTTTGAAAATACTGGCGTGATTTAGGAATCCCACTGATTTTTCAACAGAATGTTTACTCAGAAGTCTTTTTCATGCTTTAA comes from Lepidochelys kempii isolate rLepKem1 chromosome 6, rLepKem1.hap2, whole genome shotgun sequence and encodes:
- the TRIM72 gene encoding tripartite motif-containing protein 72: MSNSKQLLMQGMHQDLSCPSCLKLFKAPVTAECGHTFCLECLSRAAACPTCQAPTKVEQLRINQQMEHLVQCFRQVPHDHCEEHMDPLSVYCEQDQQVICGVCASLGKHKGHNIITAAEAHQRMKKQLPQQQIQLQEAQVRKEKTITLLNRQIAEVEDTVVRFKQQVSEQLGVIRTYLEVLEASLGREAERVQKQATAVLQDEHKTMGHYLDQLKQMEAVLGEVQEESQTEFLRKYCLVASRLQKILGESPPVARMDIQLPIITDDFKFQVWRKMFRSLMPALENLTFDPDTAHPNLVVSEDGKRVECVEHKQPVSSDDPGRFDKSNCVVSRQSFSGGEHYWEVTVGDKPRWALGIISADTGRKGRLQALPSSGFWLVGCKEGKNYEAHVEHKEPRLLRVETKPSRIGLYLSFEDGMLGFYDASDEDNLAQLFAFHTRFTTTVYPFFDVCWHDKGKNSQPLVIYAPEPEAS
- the LOC140912358 gene encoding pyrin domain-containing protein 1-like isoform X1, yielding MGKTLRDHLFDTIRELGKSDLKTFKDKLNNFQPKEGYNPIRWGELEKADTVEITRLLVSYYEEDYAVEVAGKVLEDMDKKNLTHNLFQATGQATGGAQQTPAPTSTIRTRVTGIAAPMPREHRPDSSRAGDSGDEMDLR
- the LOC140912358 gene encoding pyrin domain-containing protein 1-like isoform X2; its protein translation is MGKTLRDHLFDTIRELGKSDLKTFKDKLNNFQPKEGYNPIRWGELEKADTVEITRLLVSYYEEDYAVEVAGKVLEDMDKKNLTHNLFQATGQATGGAQQTPAPTSTIRTRVTGDEMDLR